The genomic window AGACTTACTGCAAAAGTCCCATTCGTCCTCACTAACGGAACTAGTGCCTCGCACCGCTCCGACCTTTTTTTTGTCGTCATCACTAGCAAAACTTCGTTTTGCAGGATGTCTATTTCTGACGCTAGTTTTAATAAGCCTATTTTTATACCCGAACTGTGCCCAAGCATTTTTCTGGAACAAAAAGACAAAAGACCAAGCAGCAGCAATTAAAGTCTTAATTAATGAAGAGATTTTAATTAATGGCAAATTCAAAGGCAGTAACGGCGGAGATTCAGTTTTGAGCCAAATTCTCGAGCTTAGGTTAGCGATTCATATTCCAAGGGATCAGGAGAGCCTCACTATTACGACTTTATATGATGAAGCTTCAGAGAACCCAATTGAAACAATTACTTGGCTTAGAGAAGGCGACAAAGGCAAGACTTATAGAGCAAAGCCGTACAAAACCGAATCTATCATCAATAAACGTTTAGAAGAGATGTCGATCAGTTATAATCCCTCACTTGCTTACGATAGGATCTCAGAAAATAAGCATGTAATCAACAAAATTTTTCACTTCAAACAAAGTGAAGCGATAGGAGAACGTGACAGAGAAATTGCTCATTTCCTTGATCTTGATATGCCTGGCAACAATGGACCAAGAAGTAAACGAATCAGAATTGACAACAAACTCTACTATCGAGAAGCGCCTATTGCTATTATCCCAGAGCCAATCAAATTAAAGCAAAGCCGTAAACAAAAAAAACAAGAAGATGAGCAAAGAGCAAACTACGAGGCGCAGCAAATGCAATTAAGAACTCAAAGACAATCAGCACTTGAAGCTGCACATGAACAAGAGATGGTGGATTTACAATATGCAATTAATCAGGTTAATGGTATTAATGATCCCGATGGCAGCCAGAATTTAGACCCGCAACAATTTAGACAAAGCCAAATTGAACAGCAGCTTGATGCATTTAGTCCTGCTAGTGATGGGGAATCTGAAGAAGATATTTTCTAGTCCAAATCGAGCATTCGTGGCAAGCGCCCAAACACAAAATCCTTGGCAGTCTTCTGAGCCGGAGTCTCGCGAACAAAAGGCTCATTATGATTTCTATTTTGCTCTTTAATCGTCCCTAATAAATCTTCATGAGGATCAAGTCCAAGCTTAGCTCGAGCATGATTGATTGCAGTACTAATAGTTAAGTAGGCTTCATCCATTTCCTTATCATGAGAGAAGCTTGGTTCAGCCTGGTGGCTAGATACTGGTTTAATTTTTGGTATTGCTTGCGGTCTTGGAGAAGTTTCTTGACTCTGTTTTGCAGAATGTCCAATTATTTGTTGTGGTTGATAATTAGAAATCACTCTCTCTGAAAAATCTTCCTGCATAGTTTCTGTAGAACGAGTTAATTCTTGTCCCGTAACAGAAGCTTTGAGCATGCGTAATTGTTTAGTCAAATCTTTTTGGTTAATAATCAAAAGCTTGAGATTTCCTTCCATCTCGGCGTTCTTTTTCTTAAGAGAACTAATCTCTGATTTAAGTATGTCAATGGTCTGATCTTTTAGATCTACAGCCTTACTAATTTCAATTACTTGTTGTCCAACAAGCTTGATTGTTTCGAGGGCTTTGTTATTCATAGTTGTATCCTTTCTATCGTTACTACTAATTCTTTTAAATATATTCGCATGTGCCATATGTAGATTATTGGCTCTATGGAGCTTATACTAACTAAGCTAAATGGTGGAGTCGCAAGCAAGAGAGCTATTAAGACATGGTTTGAGCTCAACAATGCTACAATATTTGCCATTATGACAAACTCATTAAACCAATCTTTAAGCCAAATTGACTCAGAAATTGATATCCTGATCAACAAAGAATTAAGCCGTCAAAACGGCAATATTGAGTTAATAGCAAGTGAAAACTTTACTAGTAAAGCCGTCATGGAGGCAACCGGTTCATGCATGACCAACAAGTACGCAGAGGGTTATCCAAACAAAAGATATTATAGTGGTTGTGAGTTTCATGATGAAGTAGAAACTATTGCAATTGAAAGACTCAAAGAATTATTCGGCGCCAAGTTCGCTAATGTCCAACCGCATTCAGGAGCCAACGCTAATACAGCAGCATTTATTGCTTTACTCAACCCTGGCGACAAGTTCCTGGGAATGAGCCTGAAAGAAGGTGGTCATCTTACTCATGGCTCACCAGTTAATATTTCGGGTAAGTGGTTTGAAGCGATAAGTTATGGTGTAGATGCCAATGGTTTCATTGATTATGACGCGCTTGAAAAACAAGCAATCGCAGAAAAACCCAAACTAATTATTGCAGGCGCTTCTGCTTACCCGCGTGAAATCAACTTCCCGCGCTTTAGAGCAATTGCTGACGCTTGCGAAGCAAAACTAATGGTGGACATGGCTCACATTGCTGGCTTGGTAGCGGCAGGTGTTCACCCAAGTCCAGTTCCCTACGCTGACATCATTACCAGCACCACTCACAAAACTCTTAGAGGTCCAAGAGGTGGCATCATTCTATGGAACGATGAAGGACTAACTAAAAAAATCAACTCTGCCATTTTCCCTGGCTCGCAAGGTGGTCCTTTGATGCATGTAATTGCAGCCAAGGCCGTGAGTTTCAAAGAAGCTCTTGATCCGAGTTTTACTGCCTATCAAAAACAAGTAATCGCAAACACCAAGGCTATGGAAAAAACATTTCTTGAGAATGGCATAGACCTAGTTTCTGGTGGTAGCGACAATCACTTATTACTTTTGGATTTGCGCAAGCTAAAAATCACCGGCAAAGATGCAGGAAACCTACTTGATGAGCACAAAATCACAGTGAATAAAAACGGTGTGCCAAATGACCCAGAAAGCCCTTTTGTAACAAGTGGCATAAGAGTCGGCACACCGGCGATTACCACTAGAGGCTTTGATGAAGCTGCAAGTTCTGAAATTGCACTGGTTATCAGCAAGATCCTCAAATCTATGTCAGAGAACTCCAATACTATAGACAGTGAAACTGCTGCTTATTGCCAATCAGCCGTAACTGCCCTAACCAAGCGTTTTCCTTTATATGACAATGATTTAGTGACACGCTGAAAACGAAGTTTTTCTCGTCGGCTCCATAAAGAAAGATTCTGACAGATTACTCGAAGCATGGTCCAGATAAGGGTTGAGACTTTGCAGTTTCAACAGATCTTTAATAAATACGCATTAATTTCATTCGCCTATTCATAATAAATTAATATCTTAAACACTAGCCGAAAAGCCGATTATATGGAACAATGGTACTAGGTCGGCGTCTAATTATTTACGTCCACTTATACAAAAGGTCAAATAAATGATAGATTTAGATTCAAAACATTTAGTAATTGAGGGTGGAAAAGCCCTTAATGGAGAGGTCACCATTTCTGGAGCGAAGAACTCCGCTCTTAAACAAATTGCAGCAGCTTTGCTCTTGACCAAAGGTACTATCAAGATCAATAATGTGCCACATCTTTCTGATATTGAACATATGGCTGAGATCATCAAACTACTTGGCGGCGAGGCTGACCTGGAAGGTAACAGTATCACTATCAACTCTGAAGACTTATCAAGTAGCTATGTACCACTGAGGTTGGCTAGTAAATTAAGAGCAAGTTTTGTTTGTCTTGGAGCATTGGTTGGACGTTTCAAAGAAGCAAGAATTGCGCTACCTGGTGGATGCAATATTGGTGCTCGCAAAGTTGACCTGCACCTTAAAGGACTTAAAGCACTTGGTTGTGAAATAACAGAAGAGCAAGGACATGTTGTTGCCAAAGCGAAGCGTTTAATAGGAACTAAGATCTATTTTGATATTCCAAGTAATGGTGCTACTGAAAACATCATGATTGCTGCAACAATGGCAGAAGGTGAGACTATCATCGAGAATGCCGCACAAGATCCAGAAATTATTGATCTTGCCAATTTTCTAAATAAAATGGGCTGCAATATAACAGGAGCTGGCACCAGCAATATTCACATCCAAGGAGTTAAACCTGAGTCACTGATTGGCTTTGAGCACCATACTATCCCAGACAGAATTGAAGCTGCTACTTACCTAATAGCTGGAGTCATGACAAAGGGTAAGATCAAAGCAAAATCTGTAATTGAAGAAGATATTCAATCACTCTTAAGTAAGCTCGAAGATGTTGGAGCGAGTATTAAGATTCACAACACCAATACTTTTATTGATGGTAGAGAATTAGTTGACATTAGTGTTGAACTCAAAACAGAGAGACCATTGGCAACTGACATTACTACAGTTTGGTATCCAGGTTTTTCAACTGATATTCAACCTATTTTTTCAACTCTACTTGCTGTTAGTGAAGGCACTAGTGTTGTAGTTGAAAATATTTATGACTCTCGTTATCAACATTTTGAAGAACTCAAACGCATGGGCGGGAAAATTGAAATCAATGGCAAAGTTGCTGTCGTCAAAGGTTGCAGCAAACTAGTTTCAACTGCTGTTGAAGGCAAGGATCTTAGAAGCACCGCTGCACTTGTAGTAGCTGCACTTGCCGCAGAAGGTAAAAGTGAAGTTAGAGGTTTGCAACATCTTGATAGAGGTTATGAAAACCTAGAAGAGAAATT from Cyanobacteriota bacterium includes these protein-coding regions:
- the murA gene encoding UDP-N-acetylglucosamine 1-carboxyvinyltransferase, translating into MIDLDSKHLVIEGGKALNGEVTISGAKNSALKQIAAALLLTKGTIKINNVPHLSDIEHMAEIIKLLGGEADLEGNSITINSEDLSSSYVPLRLASKLRASFVCLGALVGRFKEARIALPGGCNIGARKVDLHLKGLKALGCEITEEQGHVVAKAKRLIGTKIYFDIPSNGATENIMIAATMAEGETIIENAAQDPEIIDLANFLNKMGCNITGAGTSNIHIQGVKPESLIGFEHHTIPDRIEAATYLIAGVMTKGKIKAKSVIEEDIQSLLSKLEDVGASIKIHNTNTFIDGRELVDISVELKTERPLATDITTVWYPGFSTDIQPIFSTLLAVSEGTSVVVENIYDSRYQHFEELKRMGGKIEINGKVAVVKGCSKLVSTAVEGKDLRSTAALVVAALAAEGKSEVRGLQHLDRGYENLEEKFIALGASIKRVDVGSTILAPEKHQQHLDI
- a CDS encoding serine hydroxymethyltransferase; amino-acid sequence: MTNSLNQSLSQIDSEIDILINKELSRQNGNIELIASENFTSKAVMEATGSCMTNKYAEGYPNKRYYSGCEFHDEVETIAIERLKELFGAKFANVQPHSGANANTAAFIALLNPGDKFLGMSLKEGGHLTHGSPVNISGKWFEAISYGVDANGFIDYDALEKQAIAEKPKLIIAGASAYPREINFPRFRAIADACEAKLMVDMAHIAGLVAAGVHPSPVPYADIITSTTHKTLRGPRGGIILWNDEGLTKKINSAIFPGSQGGPLMHVIAAKAVSFKEALDPSFTAYQKQVIANTKAMEKTFLENGIDLVSGGSDNHLLLLDLRKLKITGKDAGNLLDEHKITVNKNGVPNDPESPFVTSGIRVGTPAITTRGFDEAASSEIALVISKILKSMSENSNTIDSETAAYCQSAVTALTKRFPLYDNDLVTR